The Colwellia sp. M166 genome segment TGCCTGGGTTGATCCTAAAAATGAAAGTGGATATTTTCGATCAGTGTTAGGTGGAGAACGACAGATTACACCTGATACCTCAATGTTTATTGAATATCACTATAATGGAGCTGGAGAAACCAGTCCTTCTGAGTATTATAATTTACAAAATAATTTTGCGTATCAAAAAGGAGGTGTTTTTTTACTCGGAAAAAACTATCTAAACGCCGGAAGCTCAATTCAGATAACACCTTTACATAGACTTGATTCTATCATTATGACTAACTTTGATGACAAATCACTATTCCTCAATTTGTCATGGGAATGGAATGCAAAGGAAAATTTCTATTTCAACTTAGGCTCTTTTATTACGCTGGGTAAAACATCTGATAATACTCAAATTTTAGAATCAGAGTTTGGTTCTGTTCCTTCTACCATTTTCACTAGAATCAGGTATTATTTTTAGTCTATTTACAGAACTACTAAATCAATCTGTACTAGAAATAGGATCAGATAGAATAAGTCCTAGGCCTATTCTTCTACTTTCATGGTCGTAGTCTTGAAGAGAAATACCATAGCCATAAGAGATTTTACTGTAAAATCTAATGCCTTCTTTCCACGGGTAACTCAAAGCAAATTCTCCACTTATATGCTCTGTCCCTGGCAAGATTCTCAGTCGTAAATCTAATTCTCCAAATTCGTGCCTCATATCTATTTCTCCATACCCCCTATATTTATACATATACGGATTTTCATTTTCATCTTTTGATTCAGGAAGACGATACCACAAAGTAAAATTAAAAAATGTACTTCCCGCTAAAAATGTGAACCTACTAAAAATTCTATTCCAACTTCTAGATAGCTCTTGAACCTGACCATTTGACTGATGAACAAAACCAATATCGTATCCAATATAATGTGCATTTAATATTTTTGGTGGCTTATCAAAAACATATCTGGCAAATATTTCCGGCATATAGTTAGTTTCC includes the following:
- a CDS encoding phospholipase A, producing the protein MIVKKIKVYPYREKNCFLNLTRIFLKFSLIFIVFFKMASSKAEIHFNELKDEYNKLLEKKYVLLPHKGTYLLPFSHNDNPNSNTFKTIEDENKDRGTFYERTETEFQISFLILTNKNIFNTNFNTFIGYTHRAYWQVYNKDWSRPFRETNYMPEIFARYVFDKPPKILNAHYIGYDIGFVHQSNGQVQELSRSWNRIFSRFTFLAGSTFFNFTLWYRLPESKDENENPYMYKYRGYGEIDMRHEFGELDLRLRILPGTEHISGEFALSYPWKEGIRFYSKISYGYGISLQDYDHESRRIGLGLILSDPISSTD